One window of the Trifolium pratense cultivar HEN17-A07 linkage group LG2, ARS_RC_1.1, whole genome shotgun sequence genome contains the following:
- the LOC123909037 gene encoding uncharacterized protein LOC123909037, translated as MNPDEENFDDDNVDDDIDDIPPPPGVGRGGRGRGGRRRRLPRRVVRNRWLEGMPKSRTVDGVEEEYDSYDDDDDHEDEEIADIALLAPQNELLVDRYGRPIIMPYTATDLQPQNAATKAINNALKSKFQAPYLNWTEVRADERGYQQFWNGFRSQVTWLNHHTAAIEAIFNKKATKRLSTLLFEARKKIKKDPSKPPLWLAGNSYPMLCLRWEEEEYKAKCIKNKANRNTDEANRACVHSGGSKSAGTLRLEFIQQFGRPPTFMEMNDMMHKYADSGEWTGARAQEVSRLTQIWAEEYNASQLRLPPHRRDNEEVRRNKMSLAFVKNAGGATRGRKFAAGCTSSLYASDPTGLRDVTYTSSSSSSTGRSRPAQREETDDEYEARMRATYREEFREEYEATFDQRVDQRVQYVLQEFFAQQRAPAPAGVGSSSQGSARQNQNAGEQEYRPDLNSMVNLNQLPEYREGDPLLSMSI; from the exons atgaATCCAGATGAAGAAAATTTCGATGATGACAATGTCGATGATGACATTGATGATATTCCACCACCACCGGGTGTCGGACGCGGAGGACGCGGACGCGGTGGACGTAGACGTAGATTACCCCGCCGCGTTGTTCGGAATCGATGGTTGGAGGGTATGCCCAAGTCTCGAACCGTAGATGGTGTGGAAGAGGAGTACGACTCCTACGACGACGATGATGACCACGAGGACGAGGAAATTGCCGATATTGCACTTCTAGCTCCTCAAAATGAATTGTTGGTTGACCGGTATGGTAGACCCATCATCATGCCATATACCGCCACAga TTTGCAACCCCAAAATGCGGCGACGAAGGCAATCAATAATGCATTGAAATCCAAATTCCAGGCTCCATATCTCAACTGGACGGAGGTCAGGGCAGATGAGCGTggatatcaacaattttggaatggcttcagg TCGCAAGTAACTTGGCTAAATCACCACACAGCGGCTATTGAGgctatattcaacaaaaaagccaccaagcgtctgtcgaccttactttttgaagcgcggaaaaagattaaaaaggatCCTTCAAAACCACCACTTTGGCTCGCTGGTAATTCATACCCTATGTTGTGCCTCAGATGGGAAGAGGAAGAGTATAAGGCAAAGTGTATAAAGAACAAAGCCAACAGAAATACCGATGAAGCCAATCGTGCGTGCGTACACTCTGGAGGGTCGAAATCTGCCGGAACGCTTCGTCTTGAGTTCATTCAACAATTTGGTCGTCCACCCACCTTTATGGAAATGAATGACATGATGCACAAGTATGCAGATTCCGGTGAATGGACGGGGGCAAGGGCGCAAGAAGTTTCG agGTTGACGCAAATTTGGGCTGAAGAATATAATGCAAGCCAACTACGACTACCACCTCATAGGCGAGATAATGAGGAGGTTCGTCGAAACAAGATGTCGTTGGCTTTTGTTAAGAATGCTGGTGGTGCGACTCGAGGTCGCAAATTCGCTGCTGGGTGTACATCTTCTTTATATGCAAGTGACCCAACTGGTTTGAGAGATGTCACTtacacatcttcatcttcatctagTACAGGACGCTCTCGTCCAGCTCAAAGAGAGGAAACCGATGATGAGTATGAAGCGCGAATGAGGGCCACGTATCGGGAAGAATTCCGCGAAGAGTACGAAGCAACATTTGATCAGCGGGTGGACCAACGGGTCCAATATGTATTGCAGGAATTCTTTGCGCAGCAGAGGGCGCCGGCGCCGGCGGGGgttggatcatcatctcagggatcggcacgacaaaatcaaaatgccggTGAACAAGAATATCGACCGGATTTGAATAGCATGGTCAATTTGAATCAGCTGCCGGAGTACCGAGAGGGTGATCCACTACTGAGTATGAGCATATGA